Proteins co-encoded in one Candidatus Ryanbacteria bacterium CG10_big_fil_rev_8_21_14_0_10_43_42 genomic window:
- a CDS encoding arginine--tRNA ligase, with amino-acid sequence MTIRDQIRACLEEAVHTMIVDAPERDMPVFSVSEPDDVSHGNYATNVALLLADSLRKSPMDIANELASKLTNDMWCAEAAAPGFVNFFLADAFLMRELAEGVLEKKETWGTSTAGAGKTVVVEYFQLNIAKRPHIGHMRTGIIGDALKRMFAAGGYHAVSDTHVGDWGTQFGILLLAYKENITDDIKPRIAEDPFAFLEDIYKKENKKIEEEPERRERAKAEFAKLERGDKENRDIWQWMVAVSMKKLEEGAHRLDLLPFDEHKGESAYENDMARIVDEAITKGVAKNVEGAVLVDLTGERLGEAVLRKSDGASTYLLRDLATIAYRKKQWRFWKNIYVVDVRQEYHFRQVFRVADLLGYNDAGVSEHVSYGEMRLPEGSMSTRKGTVIALDALFDEAYDRARAIIDEKNPDLSQADTIAHQVGIGAIKYFDLSHNRKSDIVFTWDNALSFDGDTGPYIQYTHARLKSILRKAKSSKISLPNTVKMEEKERALVVRILRFPEAITDALADYAPHIIAGYVFVLAKTTNDFYHACPVLTEEHEEIRQFRLALVDAAATTLKKGLYLLGIDAPEEM; translated from the coding sequence ATGACGATACGCGATCAAATTCGGGCATGTCTTGAAGAGGCCGTACACACCATGATAGTAGATGCGCCGGAAAGAGATATGCCGGTTTTTTCTGTGTCGGAGCCGGACGATGTGTCTCACGGAAATTATGCCACAAATGTAGCACTTCTTCTTGCGGATTCCTTGAGAAAAAGTCCGATGGATATTGCAAATGAGCTTGCGAGCAAACTGACAAATGATATGTGGTGTGCAGAGGCGGCGGCTCCGGGATTTGTAAATTTCTTTCTTGCGGATGCTTTCTTAATGCGAGAGCTTGCGGAGGGTGTTTTGGAGAAAAAAGAAACATGGGGTACCAGTACGGCGGGAGCTGGAAAAACAGTTGTCGTTGAATATTTTCAGCTTAATATCGCAAAGCGCCCACATATAGGACACATGCGTACCGGTATTATTGGCGATGCGTTGAAGCGCATGTTTGCCGCAGGGGGATATCATGCGGTGTCGGATACGCATGTGGGAGATTGGGGAACGCAATTTGGTATATTGCTCCTTGCATATAAAGAGAATATAACGGATGATATAAAGCCGCGCATTGCGGAAGATCCGTTCGCATTTCTTGAGGATATATACAAAAAAGAGAATAAAAAAATAGAAGAGGAGCCCGAACGGCGGGAACGCGCGAAAGCGGAATTTGCGAAGCTGGAAAGAGGGGATAAGGAAAACAGGGACATTTGGCAATGGATGGTAGCCGTTTCCATGAAAAAACTGGAGGAGGGGGCGCATCGATTAGATCTTCTTCCCTTTGATGAGCATAAGGGAGAGTCGGCATATGAAAATGATATGGCGCGGATTGTTGATGAAGCAATTACGAAAGGTGTTGCAAAAAATGTGGAAGGGGCTGTTTTGGTTGATCTTACAGGGGAACGGTTGGGAGAAGCGGTACTTCGTAAGTCGGATGGCGCATCCACTTATTTATTGCGTGATCTTGCCACTATTGCATATAGGAAGAAACAATGGCGTTTTTGGAAAAATATATATGTAGTGGATGTGCGTCAGGAATATCATTTTCGGCAGGTGTTTCGGGTGGCGGATTTGTTGGGATATAATGACGCGGGGGTTTCAGAGCATGTTTCTTACGGCGAGATGCGCCTTCCGGAAGGATCTATGAGTACGCGAAAGGGAACGGTTATTGCGCTGGATGCACTGTTTGACGAGGCGTATGATCGGGCGCGCGCCATTATTGATGAAAAAAATCCGGATCTTTCGCAGGCCGATACGATTGCGCATCAGGTGGGTATAGGAGCAATAAAGTATTTTGATCTTTCGCATAACAGAAAATCCGATATCGTATTTACATGGGATAACGCTCTATCATTCGATGGAGATACCGGACCATATATTCAGTACACGCATGCGCGGTTAAAAAGCATCTTACGCAAAGCAAAATCTTCGAAAATCTCACTTCCGAACACGGTAAAGATGGAAGAAAAAGAACGTGCGCTCGTGGTGCGGATTTTACGTTTCCCGGAGGCGATTACGGATGCGCTCGCCGATTACGCACCACACATCATTGCCGGATATGTATTTGTGCTTGCTAAGACTACAAATGATTTTTATCATGCATGTCCTGTTCTGACGGAAGAACATGAAGAGATCAGGCAGTTTCGTTTGGCATTGGTGGATGCGGCGGCAACTACTCTTAAAAAAGGATTATATCTTTTAGGAATAGATGCCCCTGAAGAAATGTAA